CTACTAAGTGCAGGATATGTGACACAAACAGAAAACGATTTATTCCATGACCATATTTAACGTAAATATGTTATTTTGCAAGTAAGCTGCACAAAGCTCGAAGGGCGTAAGTTGCCCCCACCACGCCTGCCGCACGGCTCCTCAGATATCCTTGCGCTTGCTTCAGTTGGATACTTAATTTCAATGCAAATAGGGGTACAAGAACGATTTAGGAATTTAGAGACATTCCTACAGGTACAGGTAACGcacgtgaattttttgaaatcataatATTGATTACAACAATGATAAATCATAACAAGTTAAAACAACTTCATCTTTAGTTCTAATAAATataggcaatttttttttgatattacTCGTTTCAATAAGACGCACAACTGCctgaacgaaaaatttctagaAGTTGCTAAGTATCACCGTTACATCTATGTGTTCATTCTCAAAAAGTGTATTTCGGCAAAAACGACCCTTTGTTGATGGAAAAGCAATGTTTCAACACATTCTGACAgtagaaaataagaaagacAGCCGTAATTTTTTGACACTATGTGAAATGAGGTAGAAATTTGTAACGTTATTGTCAcgaaaaaatgggaaaaattcaCTATTTGGAGTTGTTTGTAATTCAGTAAAATGTAGTAAAACTAGACATACTTATATTTTGAAACCTTAGTTCCTTCAAAATCACTGTAAAACGAAGCCAATAGACCATTTCTttccaatgtttcgttacgagaATGTTACAAACTTTATCCTTGTGTAAAATGAAGATTTTCCCTCAGCATAAATCCTTACAATAATACCATTAACTTCAACATGATAAATctatcattttattcaatacaaAACCTAGGGTATATGCATTGGGATCAAGTCTACCTTGGAAAAAATTGCTCAACTTATAAGGAGATTGAACAGAACTCGGTCAATTTTCTGGCCAATGTGACTATTGGAGTATTAGGGATAAATGAGTCGTAGAGTCTGGATCGGACGttggaagaagagaaaaaaatatttgaaaaatctccaGCAAAGTTAGGGTGTATTGAGTTATGCTgaacacaaataaaaaataattatcgatgataaaataatactaatacaaatgaaaatgtcATCATTTACCatgtaaatgaaaaagaaaaatgaaagaatatgGAATAAACGTTAGTATTATTGCAACGTACTTCTCCAACGGAGTGTTGAGGGCTGTAGACTAGCAATAACTTCTGTAAGACGTCTTTCGAATGCCTTCAGGTCTGGAACATTACCAGTAAACTTTGAATGTATAATCATTGATTGAAGATTGCTCAAGAGACTGCAGCCAGCTAATGAGTTTGTATTAGGGTAAGCAAGCATgtatgtaaaaatttgcatttaaCGTGTATAAGATATGCTATACCAtattaatcgatttttaattaaagaaTACGATGAATCTGATGCCATGGAATAGATGGGTTTCGATCAATTCAAAACAATGATGAATTTAAACATAACCTCAAATGCGTTCACCTGCATAATAATTGCCAATTCTAGGAATAGctgttcttcaattttttgggATACCGTAATAAGCAtgtttttaaacattttttacctTCGCACACCGTCTGATCCAACgacataattttttgttatttatttttttcagcacaGATGGGACACACTGACAGCGTTTTTCACCGCGAAGAGCACAACATGTATACTCACACCATGATTCACACCACACCGTGGAGATATTAAGATAGAGCAGGGCACAGGGTATGGACACTATTATTTCacgaacaaattatttttcagaggTGTTATTCGTCGGCTTACATCAAACTGTAGCCAACACAGAACAATGATTTCCACTAAAGATATCATCACTGAAGTAGTTGATAATATGTAGGGAATATGCTTGAGGATGCACGCTGATCATAGGCTTTCTTATAGGTATGTCTAAATAACTGAGCTGAGCTGAGTCGCGTGAGTTAAATTTACTATACAAGGTGTCCCACCTCCAAGTAACCGACCAGACTAAGCGCCGGCATGtttggcgaaaattcaatGTCAAGAGTGTCTCCGTTTGAAATTCGTGAATTTGAAAGCGTTATGTTTCACATCAGTAGTCAAGTGCGCATTAACAAGACCGCTAACCGCTGCCTGCTGTATACTCAGTTGCCTACATGTCAGCGCTTAGCGGGACTTTTTTAATCGGTGTATCTCACGAACGCGACTTCGGATACCACATGTTATTCGGGTTAATTTACTCCGTTCGACTCCCCTGTAACCCCTATCAGTTTGGTCACTTGGAGcggggacaccctgtataacaAAAATGAAGCCAATTTATTAAAACTATATAGTTTCAGTCTTGTTAGTCATCCTGGTTCATATCTCCGTGAAGTTGGCCCCCcgaagttattatttttaaatctaattaATACAATTCGTTTGAGAATCGTTTGAGAGGGTTtgagagtaaagaaaaatcgtttgagaGTTAGTagttttttcggaaaattgattttaattttgggTGTGAAGTTGGCCCCCATATTTTCCATCTCCTCAAAAAATGGACTTagacgtttaattttttctttaatctttTGAGAATCGTTTGAGCGGATttgagagtagaaaaaaactgttagagagttaatattttaattgatattcCATAATTATTGAGTGATTCATTTCCCCATGATTTCCCCTAGTTTCCGAGCACTTCCGGCCTGCGCAATGGATATGCGCGGTGTACATGCGCAGTGTATCTAAAATCAGCTGGAAGCTGGTCGTGAGTGTTCTGCACCGAAGAAACTGGCGTTTCTGTTTCATCGTGTCTTCTCCagtaacaaaatcaattaatcCTTCAAAAAATTGAGCGATATTCCAACGAGAGCAATAATGTTCAAAGAGCGAAAGAACTTAAGGAATAAAGTCGTATAATCAATTTATCCGACGTTTTTTCAATGATCTTGCCAAACATCGTCGAGTTGTGAACAAATATTGAAGCTTGTGGGAATTCAGGGGTTATAAACACAGGGAAACGATACGTGATATAGTGagaactaaaaaaaatgacgtttaTTTTATAGCtttgttgtgaaatttttagtcatGGTATTTgtccaacaatttttttcgctgCGCAAAAGCTACACAGCTACAGCTACACAGTTTATTTACCTTGTAAATGCGACAAGGGATGGTACGCCTAGCCGAGTAACATGAATCGTTCGCAAGATCGTTGCAAGCACGGTCCAAGATTTACAAGATCTGAGAACACAGAAATCTTGGGATAGACGAACAGGAACATCGCTGACATATATTATAAGCCCATCGACATTCTACGTTTCTTCCAATTATGAGTGCATTATTCCTTATCTGCAAGTAAACATCAATTTTAGTGTTCTATAAAAGATTTCACTTTCTGTTGCACTGCGTTAAAAAGATTTCGTCACGTTTCCCGTTTTAGACGCTCGTGTCTTGTTCCAATACTTTCATCCAATTCTTCTCTTACCATTGGTGTCATTGAGAGAAAATTGCTCAGCTTCGTCTCCATGTCCATCTCTTACCTGTTCGATTTACGATAATCCATATCCTCGAAACTCGTATTTCTTCGTCAATCTCGGTCGCTACAGCTGATTTCAGACGCACTGCGCAGACATCTTGCGCATATACAATGCACACACACAATCCGCACACCGGAAGTGCTCTAATCCTAGGGGAAATCGcacattgaataattatttaatatcaattaaaatattaactctctaacagtttttttctgcTCTCAAATCCTCTCAAACGATTCtcaaacgattaaaaaaaaaattaaacgtctAAGTCCATTTTTTGAGGAGATAGAAAATATGGGGGCCAACTTCACAcccaaaattaaaatcaattttccggAAAAACTACTAACtctcaaacgatttttctttactctcaAACCCTCTCAAACGATTCTCAAACGAATTGCATtaattagatttaaaaataataacttcgGGGGGCCAACTTCACGGAGGTCTGGTTCATCGAGAATTGGTGTCCAAAACTTTTATATCTTAGAATAACGGGAGTTAACATAGATCCTCTTAGTTCGTGCATAGATCCCACAACTGGCGTAGCGAGAAGCTATCAACATGGACTATGCAATTCCAACATGAAGGCCTTCGAAAAGTGTCCACTAGATTTAGACAGAGGGAACGAGGTGGAGGGCAATtgctttctctctttatcaTGTTGCTACGCTCCAGAATAGAAAGATACGGGGAGCTTTCCAGCAAGGAGACAGAGTGTGACACTGATCGAACACTGTGCCTTGGTGCTTGTGGAACGTTTTGAGGTTCTTAATTGAGTCACTAGAGTCCGCTCATGCATTATACGAAAAATCTAGGATCATTGAGCGCTCCAGGATAAAAAACATTTGTGAAACGCGTGTAGATTatcattgaattgaataaataaatgtaaacaATACCATgtgtcgaaaataaaatctctaattaaaaaattggcaGCAATGAATCCGACACAGTGTCCAACCATGCTCCGCAGCTGTGTCCGACTGTGTCGTTCTGTGTTCTTGTTGGAAAGCACCATGTTCGACACAGTGTCGCTCTGTGTCGCTCTGTGTCGTTGCTGGAAAGCTCCCACGGAGATTAACCTCAACCAGTGGCTATCTCCTTCTACCAGGTGGCCGTATTCTATTGGCCTAAGCGTAGTCCATATTATATGTCGATCCGAGAAGCGCTATACAGCCAACTATATTTTGTCCAAACTTAGCCCACTTCAAACTAATTACCGTATTGTTACTACGAGCGCCATAAATACAGCATGTAAGACTGTGGATCACACAGAATGGACTGGGCATTGAAGGCATAAAATCCTTTTACTCTTTGCATTTAAactttttatacttttaaGTCATTCTGTCGAATCTTCAGTGAGCTTCTCCATTCCATTTTGGTCTATTAACTTAAAATCTAAAACCAATAACCCCGTTGTTTGTGACTTGTAATCTGAACTACAAAATAAATCcaatttaatcaaatttccaaatataTCCAAATCAGTTATTCCATTAAACCCTCTAATAAATCTACGCTGCACTCATCAGAACCCGGTCACTTTCCAAAGGTAAGCCAATTTAAACAGTGCCGAATTCATAGGTGTGGAGGCCCTAGAGCAACAAAGAAGTGGGAGGcccttaattatttttcaaacaagataggaaactttcatttttatagtgaagcaataatttattgtgagaTATATACAATCCTGTCAACTAACACATGTTGGTATCGTAAAATACAAGAAATGAGTCACATTAAATTATATCGTTAGGCTAATAGCATATTGCGAGCTTCTTTCGACGCAAAGTCATCAATGATGTTGGTAAAACTCAGCTCCCTGagtaaatcattttcaatgcTGATTATGAGTACGGATAACTTTGACAAACGGTTTTGTCTCATAACAGTTCGTAgtctattttttataattttcattttggaAAATGAGCGCTCTCCAGTGCAGTTCGACATCAtcaacaataaatatattctcAATGTAATTTCAATGTTTGGGAATGTAactctaaaatttttttttctcagaagAGTGATTTCACATACCATTTGCCAgcaaattttaccaaaaattgtGGGGGCCTCGGGGCTTCAGCCCGGTtaccctcccccctccccttaATCCGGCactgaatttaaatattttatctaatAGATACTCCTTCCCCGATATGTCTGATCAGGGCGATAGAATAACCGTTGTTCGGTATGTTACAATCACTATATAGATAGAGATCAGTGATTACAATACTTTATTGGTAATTAGTGGCCCGAACGACTGATGTAAGTCTAACTGTACTTACGTGATCGAGTCCAGTGTCTAGCAtctggaaattttcgcgaagtACCGTATCAACGTCACATTTaactcaatatttttctcaaaagaATGTCGATTCGTCAGATCAACTCTACATTGCTGAGATTTGGTCATTCATTAATAGGTAAAAAAACCTTACTTTAATACCTTATAAGAGAATGCCCTATTTTCCGGTTCTATCTGGTTAGCGCGAATGAACCATCATTGTCCAATACAAGTATTTCAATACTATCGGTAATTGCTGACGTGTGTCTAACTGTACTCGCGCGCTTATTTCTATTGTCTAGCatttgagaatttttgttgGGGTGCCGTTCGACGTCACATGACGTCACACCATCAACGGAATTCGGAATTTAGTaacttttgtttatttcattccgTTGTTCCGCCAGAGAGAAACTCGTCAATCCGTTGTTGCAATGGAACTGCATCCCTACACACGCAACCGTGTAGGAAACCAAGTTCACGAAACTCTGCGTACCCTCTGCCATGTACCTACGCGTTGGCGTTGACTATTGTTATTGCAAGGCAGAAAATAgaacgtgaaataaaattaccatTTGTGTACTTCCAGCATACTCAAAGGgactatgtatgtataacgcGATGTAATATTATCCATATAATCACGTCTACGTAATGGActgtaatttaatttaatcttGCGTTCTACATCACGACGTTTAGTTTCGACAAACATAGTACAACTTGTATATATTACCTGTACCTTCTAGGAGGAAATAGCCGCTAATTAAGACGAGAAAGcagcaaataaattttactcaacTACTTGGGATAGTGATGTCAACGTAGTTGATCACTGACGCTCAGTTTGACTGGGGCAAACATAACCTCGATAGTAATTGAACATAAACGTTCTTTGGAGCATATTACACTTCGTAAGTATAGAATCACCATTTACTTTCTGTAACTTTGACTATTCAAAGGACAACTCGTCatgttttattgttattaaaacaAATCATGATAGTCGTGGGTATTCCATGTTTATTACGCTGTTTATTCGCATGGACAGTGATTGAAGTGCAATACGACCAGTCATGTAAGAGTTCTGCAATCACTCCGAAGATATATGGCACATTACATACTGTGATTAAACCCTCTGTCAGATTGATGAACATTGGCAAAGTTGCCAATAGGTTTTCATGGCTGTGATATtcgagtaataaaaaaacatgacAATTTCTAGAGGCCTGTGCGATGAATTAACATAggttaaaaaaagaatcctATCTTTCTTGCATGGCTAACGTCATTCCATACAGGGCACTTTATTGTGCAAATACACATTGCATATTTATCAGtgatggaaataaaaaacgtaCAAGAATGTTCAAACTCATTTCCATGTGATATAAGTTTTGAGGTCATTAATGTGTGATGTGCATAAATAGTACTGATAATTTGTCTTTTAGCTGTTTGATCTCTGTGAATGTTGACTTATGATTAAACCCATAGAGACAAATCGACCTAGAAAATATACATGAAGTTCTGAATATTGATGTACAGGATGACCTAGGACTGTCACCCAACAGGCTACTGATGTGTTCCTTGTGAAAGTTTGCtgctataaaattttttttctttcactagGAAATTTGTCATTTGCGATTAACAGCTGTAAACAAAGATAGTTCTTCATAAATAAAATCTCTGCAAAGTGACCAATCAGTGAATCGTATGAAGTCAAATATATAAATTCTCACTGTCAAATTTGGTCAAGATAGTAAATCGTGTTTATAGTGTGGAAAGTGAATAATTTCTGATGAGTATGTAGTTTGCAGCTTGAGCCAAAGGCGAGTACTGTATTCACACAAATACTGATCTGAATTCGTCAGTACAAGCCTAAGGTGAGTGCTGCAATTGCATGAGTAGTTGTGTGAACGCAGCGTAAGCCAAAGCAAGTGCTGTAATCACACAAGTCAGACATCGCCTATTAGCATATGTAGCATACATTCTTTCTTGCAGCAAGTATGATGGAAAGTGTGATTTGACAAACACCGAAGGTGCTACTGAGCACATATATACTAAGGGTCGGAGTCGAGTCAGATTCGGGTTAGGGTTGTGTTTGCATCGGGTTAGAGTTGTGTTAGCATTGTGAACCACATGTGCAAAAAAAGAGGTTTAAATAATGAGTCCAGAAGCAATAGCACtgataatttattatcaaacaAATTTGCAATAACCTAACTAACCCAACTCAGTCCCAAATACCACTCGACTCTAACTAGAATCTGACTCAACCTGAATTCGATCCCAACTCCAACTAGACTCTGTTTCGACTCCAACTCAACTCTGGCTTGACTCGAACCCTTGGTGTCAACATGCTTACTCATAGCGCGTGCAATTAGGGCTATGTAGCTTACGCTTACACCAATATTGTCTTccaaattgtttgaaaatagaacACCTTATGCTTACTTCATAGgcttcaaaaatcaaaattttcaagcacGTGTGGCAAAAAGTTATTTATCTCCTTACTTTTTGTTCATTCATTGATCAGTCTTAacttattaatttattcatcccATATGGTAATTTGAGAATTAATTTGTATGGCTCCCAGTTGCAGAATGGATACATTATGTTTTATTCAGGTCTTTATGCTTGAGTGTGTACTAAATTTCTAACAATTTATAAGTTGCGGAATACACATTTCATTCCATGTTTCGTTATGTTCGTTTTACGAACTTTGATCTGGTCATTATAAAAGACTGTCAtctgcatatacatataacacaTTTTCAAGGGGCATAAGTATATTGAGAGATATTCCTACTAAGTCCTGGATTAAGACACCTGGAACTGAATTATCATACACATCTTAAACAAGTAAATGCtgcaaataaaaatcttattgagaaaatgtaaatttgaacaactggtgaatttgaaaaattaacgacggagccaggaatcgaacctagaatctagcgatgctttaccggagacttactccactagaccacctagccgccctgactctgttgtcattaatttctctcataaccagtgagttcaaatttgttttcatgtgcccgatttgtatgagtaagaatttcttctctgcatgcacgatgtaaggagactgtagtgtgtagatgtttatgtttacccctttcaatccttcgcttccgatgagaagcccgtaagacagcaatgctgtctaataaatgagatgcgggtgtgcaaatcattaatctacgagaaaatttttgttgagaaaatgtaaatttgaacaactggtgaatttgaaaaattaacgacggagccaggaatcgaacctagAATCTAGCGAAAAAATCTtctgttataaaaaaaaaatcttattgttaaaaaatacatgttGATGCTTATAACTAAACTAGATAAATTGTCTAATAAAAAATCCATTTCTTTGGAATGTATTCAACTCATTTCGTAACAATTTCCTAATTTCAAGCCTCCGCGAAAAACGAtctattatttacaattctcTCGCAGGTAACACATGCCTTTTGAGAGTTAAATACTTGCTTGGCCAATTTCTCATAATCAGTTTATAGATCAATCCTCTTTGCAGAAAAGttgttcttatttttaaaaaatttctacaattttctttACAGACACAAGACACAGAAATCTGTTACACAATGGCTGCCCGATTATTGAAAGATCCGGCAACCATCAACAGCCGAATATTTGTAGGTCATCTGCAGACAGAAGACATGAATAAACATGAATTGGAGGAGCATTTTCAGAAGTATGGCACTGTTGTTGGTTCCTTAATTAACCGAGGGTTTGGCTTCGTGCAGTTTGAAGATGAACAGTCAGCACTCAAAGCAATACAGAATGAAAATGGAAACATGTTTAAAGGCAGACGAATAGGTAATATACCCTTCAAATCTGACACATTATCTGTATCTTGCATTATCATCCATAGGCATCTTCAATTATCTGTTCTATCATTGAACTTTTCATTTCCACTGTACATGTACTGGAAAAGTCTTCACAAGTGTCGAATGTAGGAGTGAATAAATCGCCACAAACTAATCTTAGGACTCTTGAACCATTAGCAGCCTACACATGGCAAACCACAATGTCTGTGTAATGGGTAGTGGTtaccttaattttttcaatattttcaacttgatGTTTAGGTTATTATCGATTAAGGCTAATCTCTTAGGCATGAGGTTCCAGgggtttactttttttaatattttttttttttcttacatgtAACACAGTCATAAAAATTACCATTCTAATGGggatttcaatcaaattttaataataccgcatttttcgtttttagaaTAACTAAAAAATATGTAGTTAAATATCCCTTTCTGCAAGATTGAGATTATCGCAGTGTGTGTCCTGAAAGACAATTCAGGGTGTCTATTGCTCCTTGAGTATCctcaagaaaacaaaaatcactCCTTAAGTCCTCGAAAAGCCCTGCAATATTTTGATTTGTCCTGGAATAgttaatatacaatattttttacagaatacTGCGACATTTCATTTGTAATACACTGCATTGAATATgttaaattttagcagacggACCATTCACTTTAGCAGCAATTCACTCTATATATACACTgctgtataaattttctaatttcttacCTGACCAATTTATCGTATCCTGAAAAGTTCATGAGCAAACGAAAttaatgtccttgaatttttcaattatttttcttggcGATTCCTGGAACAGTGCTGGGATTGAAATTCTCGATTGCAGTCGACACcctgaaaattttaatcttcTGCGATGAAATTGTAATGTGCAAAGAACTTTTCACAGCAGTACGCTGGAAATCTgccaataatttattacacataCACTCTCATTGCAGaagattaaaatatttttccgtgACACGTAGTACAATAATATGCACCCCGTAGGAAAGAATATTTGATTATGTCTTCTTTAGTCTTTTCAAAAactaaattatttattttttatttaattttcaccatAGTCTCCGCTTaaatcacaataaaatttaaagaaatcaACTTGAAGTTTCTTAacagaaattttgaatatgCCTGAATGAAGATCACCTTCATATACATTTCATCATTACTACTAAAATTAGCAGGTATACAAAGAAATGTACTTAATTGTATGCAGTTCccaaaaaagaaatgtatgagaaaagaattttgaTCCTAAATCCTTGGTTTGAAGTAACCATGTCAAGCATTTAGTGTACATAGTAATAACtaagaaaatgtaaattagtAGTCCGTTTTATGCTGTAGAATGTTATCAACGGTAAATGTAATGAATTGAATCAAAATCTGTTCATCAAGATTCTGTAATTTGAATTCACAAATATTACTAAATCTTAAAAATCATATGAAAAATACATTACAATCTTACCAAGATAATAAAAAACCCTGAGATATTCTGAAATGAGTAATAGCAAAGGTACAAGAGTTTATTCCCAAATATTGCTGGTTTCATCCACAGTCTAGCAATcacgtaattgaaaattacaaaatcatttttatgaatgaagatattattaatttttcctctttttgtttttgtgaTAATTATAGTTTCTTTTACATCCAGATGTCCGACCTGCTAAAAAGGATGGCCAGACCGCGAGTAGTGGTATTACCACAGGAGGGGGAGGACCTGGCAATGTAGGGGTTGTTGGAACATCCAGTGGCGGAGGGGGATCTGATATCCAGGGTAACTTTCCACCACTGCAACCAGGAGGCAACAATTCTTTTGGAAATAACCAATTCGGAAGCCCCAACGATTCGTTTGTAAGTGGAAATCAAGGCTTCAATAGTGGGCAGAATCAGAATTTTGCTAATGATCAATTTGGAGGGGGTAATCTAAGCCGAAACAACACCAATGAACAGTTTCCAGGATCTAATCAAAATTCCTTTGGTGTAAACCCCTCTCGGGGGCCTGGAAACGACCAGTTTGGGGGGAACCAAACAGGAAACCAAGTTCGGGGGGCCGTAAATGATCAATTTGGCAACATGAATCAAAATCGTGGGCCAGTCAACCAAAATCGTGCAGGTAGTGGTGACCAATTTGCGGCTGAGAACCAAAATCGGAGCAGCGGAGAACAATTTGCTACTGGTCATCAGAATCGAGGTTCGGGAAATCAGAATCGGGGTGCGGGAAGTGACCAATTCGGAGCTGGTAGTGCTGGGAACCAAAACCAGAATCGAGGAGTAGGCAACATGTTCGGTGGTAATAACCAAAGTAATCAGGCAGAAAATCAAGGCCAAGGTAGAAGACCGAGAGGGAATAGAGGTGgtaaaaacagaaataaaaacagagacagtggtggtggtggaatCGGAGGTGGGGGAGGTGGCCTCGGAGTTGGTGTTACAACCAGTGGTGGTGGAGGTGTGAATTTCAGAGATCGGAGTCCATTAAGTAGAGGAAGCCATAATGAAGACAAAACAGGGCGTGATTGGGATCGAGGCAAACAGGGAGACAGGTATGTTATTGCACAGAATTTGATTTCTCACATTGCATAAGTTGTACGCTagtaaaacaatatttattactcGTCCTTGGTAATGAAGGTAGGTACAATACGGGTCTAAATACTAAGTTTACTAATGCATAATTAGGAAAATATGCAGGTATTTTTCAGTCAAAAGTACAGGTACTACACTCTTGGAGTGATTTTCTTAAACTGTTATATGAAATGGCGAGTCTTTCGATTCACATCGTATAAGTTTGAGGCGATcttatttgaattcatttcttttatccTTTCACGCCAGAGTCgggtatttaatttttgtgtgCATCtgacgtatttttttacagtttaaaTGCTTTCATAGCAAATTGTAGTCCGTGCTTAATacaagtatttttcaattaaatattcTTTGATCTTTTGTGAATTAGAAATCAATTGGCAGATTTTTACAACATTTCCAGTCCTGTTTCTGCTATAAAGTCGCGTTAACCGAAATATTTCGTTCAtgcaaattgaattaaaaCAGATATTGCCTTCTTTTAGAGTTCTGATGGCTGAATCCATCTCAAATCATGCAGGCTAGTGGAGGTCATATTACATAATAACTGAAGTATGTTCTTCCTCGCCCAAAATAGGCAgacacgtatattttattattatctatatcaatttttcacgtcCGATAGCGATTTCTTATGATTATATGGTAAATATCggttttttctgatttttaatatataatttccgaaaaataaccgtcaatttcgcaatttttgagattttctAAAAAGTCTTATTTTGAAATCGCAAAACTTCATACTCCGTCGAATCAGATatgaaaatccgaaatattggtaaaattgcaaaaaatatagtgatttgaaaaaacaaaaacaaaaagtatttcatctgaaaaaatccagtttcgatttttttgaaaatttttatgttttggTAGAGAGTATA
The Neodiprion fabricii isolate iyNeoFabr1 chromosome 1, iyNeoFabr1.1, whole genome shotgun sequence DNA segment above includes these coding regions:
- the LOC124177482 gene encoding PE-PGRS family protein PE_PGRS30 isoform X1; the protein is MAARLLKDPATINSRIFVGHLQTEDMNKHELEEHFQKYGTVVGSLINRGFGFVQFEDEQSALKAIQNENGNMFKGRRIDVRPAKKDGQTASSGITTGGGGPGNVGVVGTSSGGGGSDIQGNFPPLQPGGNNSFGNNQFGSPNDSFVSGNQGFNSGQNQNFANDQFGGGNLSRNNTNEQFPGSNQNSFGVNPSRGPGNDQFGGNQTGNQVRGAVNDQFGNMNQNRGPVNQNRAGSGDQFAAENQNRSSGEQFATGHQNRGSGNQNRGAGSDQFGAGSAGNQNQNRGVGNMFGGNNQSNQAENQGQGRRPRGNRGGKNRNKNRDSGGGGIGGGGGGLGVGVTTSGGGGVNFRDRSPLSRGSHNEDKTGRDWDRGKQGDRSLSGSIDYQSSVAAEKNDCEIIVVSKVLTEYAEAIEMRLKNLGLTVDLLFPNEDVPLSRVLGNIASRGCLYAVVVTHINQEHRSLTLNILHGLPQEHRNMPVEDAIALINHDFTNYRAGSSRSVPINVPRATDRHPDAVQVLLNMLADNRQLTVLQYDRVLKYLEMKREEQVQIELGDAKDLTSASPVASDPKQAELQSRILNILNSNKPNLIPGAVPSPVPAPAPVTPANWAAPTPAPTTAAPNSGVTPSPLLNDPTVQKALDSLLQGNLLKSIGDHQPAATTPLFAAFPNIGRF
- the LOC124177482 gene encoding PE-PGRS family protein PE_PGRS30 isoform X2; this translates as MAARLLKDPATINSRIFVGHLQTEDMNKHELEEHFQKYGTVVGSLINRGFGFVQFEDEQSALKAIQNENGNMFKGRRIDVRPAKKDGQTASSGITTGGGGPGNVGVVGTSSGGGGSDIQGNFPPLQPGGNNSFGNNQFGSPNDSFVSGNQGFNSGQNQNFANDQFGGGNLSRNNTNEQFPGSNQNSFGVNPSRGPGNDQFGGNQTGNQVRGAVNDQFGNMNQNRGPVNQNRAGSGDQFAAENQNRSSGEQFATGHQNRGSGNQNRGAGSDQFGAGSAGNQNQNRGVGNMFGGNNQSNQAENQGQGRRPRGNRGGKNRNKNRDSGGGGIGGGGGGLGVGVTTSGGGGVNFRDRSPLSRGSHNEDKTGRDWDRGKQGDRSLSGSIDYQSSVAAEKNDCEIIVVSKVLTEYAEAIEMRLKNLGLTVDLLFPNEDVPLSRVLGNIASRGCLYAVVVTHINQEHRSLTLNILHGLPQEHRNMPVEDAIALINHDFTNYRAGSSRSVPINVPRATDRHPDAVQVLLNMLADNRQLTVLQYDRVLKYLEMKREEQVQIELGDAKDLTSASPVASDPKQAELQSRILNILNSNKPNLIPGAVPSPVPAPAPVTPANWAPTPAPTTAAPNSGVTPSPLLNDPTVQKALDSLLQGNLLKSIGDHQPAATTPLFAAFPNIGRF
- the LOC124177482 gene encoding uncharacterized protein LOC124177482 isoform X3; translation: MAARLLKDPATINSRIFVGHLQTEDMNKHELEEHFQKYGTVVGSLINRGFGFVQFEDEQSALKAIQNENGNMFKGRRIDVRPAKKDGQTASSGITTGGGGPGNVGVVGTSSGGGGSDIQGNFPPLQPGGNNSFGNNQFGSPNDSFFPGSNQNSFGVNPSRGPGNDQFGGNQTGNQVRGAVNDQFGNMNQNRGPVNQNRAGSGDQFAAENQNRSSGEQFATGHQNRGSGNQNRGAGSDQFGAGSAGNQNQNRGVGNMFGGNNQSNQAENQGQGRRPRGNRGGKNRNKNRDSGGGGIGGGGGGLGVGVTTSGGGGVNFRDRSPLSRGSHNEDKTGRDWDRGKQGDRSLSGSIDYQSSVAAEKNDCEIIVVSKVLTEYAEAIEMRLKNLGLTVDLLFPNEDVPLSRVLGNIASRGCLYAVVVTHINQEHRSLTLNILHGLPQEHRNMPVEDAIALINHDFTNYRAGSSRSVPINVPRATDRHPDAVQVLLNMLADNRQLTVLQYDRVLKYLEMKREEQVQIELGDAKDLTSASPVASDPKQAELQSRILNILNSNKPNLIPGAVPSPVPAPAPVTPANWAAPTPAPTTAAPNSGVTPSPLLNDPTVQKALDSLLQGNLLKSIGDHQPAATTPLFAAFPNIGRF